CTATCCTTCAAGCTACTTTTCCCCTAGTAAACTGGAAAGAAAACTTCGGAAGCGCAGCGGTTTATTTAAAAGCGCTTTATGAGTGCAATCTAGAGTTTGATAAAAATTGTAGTGAAGCAGTTTTTGATATAACAAGAGAGTTCGTAGATAACTGTCTAAACGCTTTTGCTCCTTATCTCACAGAAGCTAAAGCAGATGCGCACAAAAATGTTCAAATAATCAAATATTTAGATACTGTTATCGATGTTGAGTGTGATAGTTACAAAATCGTTTTTTTGTTTGAAGATGACGCACCAAAAAGTGTTGAGAGTGTATATCTAAAACTTTATGCCCTCTCTTTAGGAAAAGCTCCTTTAAGAGGTGTAAATCTAAATGGAGCATTCGGAATACTCAAAAATGTAGCCTGGAGCGGAAATACGCCAATTGAACTTGAATGGTTAAGAGAAAACGAGCTTGAACTCAAACTTTCAGGCGAATATCCCGTAATAGACAGTGTTGATAAATTTCCTAGATTTTTGCAGCACATCATCCCTGCTGACAACACTAGAATCTTAGATAGCTCTAAAGTTAGGTTTGGAGCTCAACTAGCAGCTGGAACAACCGTGATGCCGGGCGCTAGTTATATTAACTTCAATGCGGGAACTTTGGGACCGGTTATGGTCGAAGGTAGAATCAGCTCTAGTGCAGTTGTTGGGAAAGGTAGCGATATAGGCGGAGGAGCCAGTATTTTAGGAGTACTTAGCGGGACTAGCGGAAATCCTATCAGCATTGGAGAAAACTGCCTTCTTGGTGCAAACTCGGTAACAGGGATTCCTTTAGGTGATGGATGTATTGTAGATGCAGGTATCGCGGTTTTGGAAGGAACTAAATTTTACATGAGCCAAAAAGATTTTGATAAAATCAAAGAAGC
This Nitrosophilus labii DNA region includes the following protein-coding sequences:
- a CDS encoding tetrahydrodipicolinate N-succinyltransferase N-terminal domain-containing protein, which translates into the protein MIATIGNREDFAKFVEEIKKSDIYKEPLGFGICRVDRGQKNRDTILQATFPLVNWKENFGSAAVYLKALYECNLEFDKNCSEAVFDITREFVDNCLNAFAPYLTEAKADAHKNVQIIKYLDTVIDVECDSYKIVFLFEDDAPKSVESVYLKLYALSLGKAPLRGVNLNGAFGILKNVAWSGNTPIELEWLRENELELKLSGEYPVIDSVDKFPRFLQHIIPADNTRILDSSKVRFGAQLAAGTTVMPGASYINFNAGTLGPVMVEGRISSSAVVGKGSDIGGGASILGVLSGTSGNPISIGENCLLGANSVTGIPLGDGCIVDAGIAVLEGTKFYMSQKDFDKIKEANPEWNVEYKEFFKGRELSGLNGLHFRQDSTTGQMKVFRSNKEVKLNEELH